A stretch of Acropora muricata isolate sample 2 chromosome 7, ASM3666990v1, whole genome shotgun sequence DNA encodes these proteins:
- the LOC136923352 gene encoding keratin, type I cytoskeletal 9-like, with protein sequence MEEETKVCESVEDQRALEIIQAWGACGGTHSSDYGDSPGTYYGGKGAFKEGIFALTDAALNIVVGQRGGDSVEVKGGQSTNKTAAELGLSVEDNAGTGGGGGSFVYTSSNVLLLAAAGGGGASNGYNGVDGPTGTNGTKSEGKRSSYSRSGGSGGQPGQCNNASASYHGGVGAGWLSQGCFRAGLEHGERGGSRAQGWKGGKAGSMNSGKNGGPPPGAVGGFGGGGGGSEDNGASGGGGGYSGGGSGTHPSQAGGGGGSYCGGSSCWGVSGGNSNDDGMVKIIELCD encoded by the coding sequence ATGGAAGAAGAAACTAAAGTTTGTGAATCGGTCGAAGACCAAAGAGCCCTAGAGATTATCCAAGCGTGGGGCGCCTGTGGAGGAACACATTCGAGTGACTATGGGGACAGTCCAGGGACTTACTACGGAGGGAAAGGAGCTTTCAAAGAAGGAATATTTGCACTGACCGACGCAGCATTGAATATTGTAGTGGGACAGAGAGGAGGAGATTCTGTAGAGGTGAAAGGAGGTCAGTCCACCAACAAGACTGCAGCCGAACTGGGCTTGTCTGTGGAAGACAATGCTGGAACAGGGGGAGGGGGAGGTAGTTTTGTTTATACTTCAAGTAACGTTCTTTTGCTGGCTGCAGCAGGGGGAGGAGGTGCGTCTAATGGATATAATGGGGTGGATGGTCCGACGGGTACTAATGGGACCAAAAGTGAAGGGAAAAGATCTTCCTATAGTAGAAGCGGAGGATCTGGGGGACAGCCGGGTCAGTGCAATAACGCAAGTGCCAGTTACCACGGAGGAGTTGGTGCAGGTTGGTTGTCACAGGGTTGTTTTAGGGCAGGGCTAGAGCATGGGGAGAGGGGTGGCTCACGTGCTCAGGGTTGGAAAGGAGGAAAAGCAGGGAGTATGAACAGTGGAAAAAATGGAGGACCACCCCCAGGAGCAGTGGGAGGATTTGGCGGTGGGGGCGGGGGATCTGAAGATAACGGTGCATCAGGGGGTGGGGGCGGATACTCTGGAGGAGGAAGCGGCACTCATCCGTCTCAGGCCGGAGGGGGAGGTGGCTCGTATTGTGGTGGTTCCAGTTGTTGGGGTGTATCTGGCGGCAACTCAAATGATGATGGCATGGTTAAAATAATTGAATTATGTGACTAA